The nucleotide sequence CATTGTGACTTACATTTTGGTGCATCAAATTTCATTTAACTTAAATCTCTTTCAGAAATCGAATACAAACAACACGCATAGTCTTCAAGATCTGGGTTACATACAGGAATGCACGTGTGGAAGAGTTGACGTATGGCTCAGCCTTATCTTTATCTGGAAGTCACTTATATTTTCCTATGGACTTTATATAGCCTGGAAAACGAGAAACGTCTTGTTGCCTCCAATGAAAGACTCACCAAGTATCATTATCAGTGTTATTTTCAGCATGTGTACTACATCATTAGTTGTTGTTATGTCGTCATTATTACGCCACGACCCGGATGCAGTTTATGTTCTCCATATATTATCGATAACCACATGTTGTGTGGTTATTCAAATAACCGTATTTTTACCCAAGGTAAGACTCCAATCTTATTTACAATGAATTAAATGTCTAGTTATAACAAGTCTTAtagtaatttcattttaaatttagaaaaaaaaatattttaattgattgtCATTTGCTTTAGgttcagtgtcaaatatttcatgtctGGTCAAGACTTTgacaaattcaaattttaaacaatagGTAGGTTCTGTGATGTAAGGCGAGAATCGAAGACAGTTTTTTTTCGGCTGCATATAAAAAAGGTGAAGTACACAACACTGCTTTCattaaaattgaattaatttcATTTTGAACATTTTAGGTTCTGTATTGGTGGAGGACCCCAATAGAAAAACCCGTCCGTCTGTCAACATCAGTATACGAGTATGGAGGGCTAAACTCAGAAGAGGAGATGTACGAACTTATAGCAGAAAACAGAGCTCTTAAAAAGTCTTTAACTGAGGTAATCGTTAATAGAGTTTAAAAATactaccaaggatttgtatagctacagttataatatattatagtctactatacaaatccttgataataCTATAAATACGCATGAAAGGAGGGAAAATACTACATTTTATATGCATCAAAGGAGGGAAAATGCTACTTTAAATACACCTGAAAGGAGAGAAAATACTACTTTTAATACGCATGAAAGGAGAAAAAATACTACTTTAAATACGCACAAAAGGAGATATAGGCTAAACGTCATTGAGACAAACGatacaaacaaaaactaaaaataatctACTGTGTGTTACATACTATACATGGAACTTCGCTAGAAAGTTGGATTTATTGAATTATACAAAACTTGCTAATCTTTAAATACTGCTTTGGACAAATTTTGTCGTATTAATCGATTAAACATTGAATACCttcaattatttattaatatCTGTCTATTTATGATGTTCTTAATAACCAAAATGAATCTGGAActgttttgtacttttattttattcattaccAATTTTCAGAAAGCATCTAAATTATCGAAGTTGGAAGAGAACTTGCAAACAGCGAAACAGACACTCAAAAGTATGTCAGAAAAAGATTTCAAATTGGATGGCGAGTTTGACGTTGATTTATCCGAATTTAAACTTGACAGTGGCCTCGATGTCGATTTGTCCGAGGTAACTAGCACCGATGATGAACTGTCTATTAGATATGGTAAAACAAGAATAAAGACTAGTATGACTAGACTTATTCCAGGAACTAATGAGGTCTCTAATGTAAATGATGTACCAAAGTTTCGAGACCATGCTACCTTACAAAGATCGAACTCGGATAGAGGACGTATGGTGGCTTACCGGAAACAGCAATCCAGAACAAGTGTATGTAGTTTACAGAACTATTACCGTTCGACAGAGTGTTATGATAATCTGCAAGCATCACTTAAGTCGAAAAATGACATTGTTGGATCTGTAGCTAAAAGTTATAACCTAGATGACAACGAAGATACTCTATCGTATGTCagtagttatctccccttgaagGGTACCAGAAGAAAGCTTAACTACACTTTAAAAGACACAGGAGTTTACTTATCTCCGGCCAATACAACAACTATATCCAACGACCAGTTATATCCGTCTTTTGATGACGAACTCAGTTTTGGAAGTACAATTATTGCTAAATCATCAAATATAGACCCTCATGACAAACCATCAAATATAAACCCTAATGACAAAACATCAGTGTCTAAATCAAAGAGACACAAGAAGTATAGAACACCCAAACCTTCTTACGAAAGGACTAAACAAGGAGATAAAATTGTTGTACGCAAATGTTATTATTTATAGAGTctgatattatttataaacattaaatTATTCTTGATTTAACTAATAAAATTGTGTATAAATGAGGAATTGTTCACTGGAATGAACATAACATGTAGATATTCCAAGTTCTGACATCAATGAATTTTGTCAAATTCCGGCTAAGGACCATGTTCTACGAGAGCCCAAGTGGATTGTGTAACGATATGGGCATCGTCTTTATACTTTAGTTTTGGGGTTGTGACAAGCGCATGAACAAAAACACGTCTTACGTTAACGACATTTAATGAAAGAGAATAAAACAAAAAGGCGTTTCCGGACATCACTTATACAATTCCgtaacggaaacacaacgtaaaacatataaaactgaaCGACACatatgtaaaacatatatatctaaatatataacaattgtcCTTGTTTAACGAGGCCCAATCtaaaagaattatgaaaaatCTGACCAATAACTATGTCTGAATTTTTTCCTCAATTCCTATATATGTATAATGAATGGATtaagctaaaaaaatatataccttacCTTTATTGTAGTAACGGGAGGGACATGCTAAAATAGGGCTAATATTATAATGGATATATAGTAAAAATTGCCCTGAAATGAACTaaaagtgaatttaaaaaaaaactgttcaatAACTAATTTTGTTTTTCACATATGACATGCATCAAACATCACTCTTTCCATTCAAAGTCAGAAAACCAGGTGTTGCGGGGGAAAATTTTTATAGGGGGGGCTCTCAAAACCtacattttaccatttttttaaaagaaaatcaagatATCactcaaaatatccaaaattaatttttaaaaatgtaataag is from Mytilus galloprovincialis chromosome 6, xbMytGall1.hap1.1, whole genome shotgun sequence and encodes:
- the LOC143080813 gene encoding putative G-protein coupled receptor 156 isoform X2: MLTMETRTISVGTFVASCFATTIGVVVSVSFLTFNLFHRHKRFMKMSSPNLNILISAGGILLNIVCLMYGMDYFFVERYQEATVTCQMRLWMIVFGVSLVFGPIFSKSWRVYKIFRNAGIKKVVIKDKKLFMICGIVLCLDAFLLFLWQIIDLVQSKRVAVLLKKSNTNNTHSLQDLGYIQECTCGRVDVWLSLIFIWKSLIFSYGLYIAWKTRNVLLPPMKDSPSIIISVIFSMCTTSLVVVMSSLLRHDPDAVYVLHILSITTCCVVIQITVFLPKVLYWWRTPIEKPVRLSTSVYEYGGLNSEEEMYELIAENRALKKSLTEKASKLSKLEENLQTAKQTLKSMSEKDFKLDGEFDVDLSEFKLDSGLDVDLSEVTSTDDELSIRYGKTRIKTSMTRLIPGTNEVSNVNDVPKFRDHATLQRSNSDRGRMVAYRKQQSRTSVCSLQNYYRSTECYDNLQASLKSKNDIVGSVAKSYNLDDNEDTLSYVSSYLPLKGTRRKLNYTLKDTGVYLSPANTTTISNDQLYPSFDDELSFGSTIIAKSSNIDPHDKPSNINPNDKTSVSKSKRHKKYRTPKPSYERTKQGDKIVVRKCYYL
- the LOC143080813 gene encoding putative G-protein coupled receptor 156 isoform X1, with the protein product MNFSVKNHSSVGMLTMETRTISVGTFVASCFATTIGVVVSVSFLTFNLFHRHKRFMKMSSPNLNILISAGGILLNIVCLMYGMDYFFVERYQEATVTCQMRLWMIVFGVSLVFGPIFSKSWRVYKIFRNAGIKKVVIKDKKLFMICGIVLCLDAFLLFLWQIIDLVQSKRVAVLLKKSNTNNTHSLQDLGYIQECTCGRVDVWLSLIFIWKSLIFSYGLYIAWKTRNVLLPPMKDSPSIIISVIFSMCTTSLVVVMSSLLRHDPDAVYVLHILSITTCCVVIQITVFLPKVLYWWRTPIEKPVRLSTSVYEYGGLNSEEEMYELIAENRALKKSLTEKASKLSKLEENLQTAKQTLKSMSEKDFKLDGEFDVDLSEFKLDSGLDVDLSEVTSTDDELSIRYGKTRIKTSMTRLIPGTNEVSNVNDVPKFRDHATLQRSNSDRGRMVAYRKQQSRTSVCSLQNYYRSTECYDNLQASLKSKNDIVGSVAKSYNLDDNEDTLSYVSSYLPLKGTRRKLNYTLKDTGVYLSPANTTTISNDQLYPSFDDELSFGSTIIAKSSNIDPHDKPSNINPNDKTSVSKSKRHKKYRTPKPSYERTKQGDKIVVRKCYYL